A single region of the Brienomyrus brachyistius isolate T26 chromosome 10, BBRACH_0.4, whole genome shotgun sequence genome encodes:
- the xpnpep2 gene encoding xaa-Pro aminopeptidase 2 — translation MFVSSWVLLAVLVVGGTWSFVLRQDERNCTADPPYIPPTAINSTLRLIALRQTMAPLNIHAYIIPGTDAHLSEYIAPRDARRAWMTGFTGSAGTAVVTQTQAVLWTDSRYWVQAERQMDCNWELVRDSSTNSITNWLIREVPEGMEIGFDPFLFSVDTFEAFNSKLTSANRSFMSLPDNLVDKVWADRPPLPPENLFRLPDNIIERTWQEKVQDIRRQMWDNPYKPTAILLSALDETAWLFNLRGNDIPYNPFFYSYTLLTQEHIWLFVHNQRVTEELKAYLNASCQGSLCIQLPGYDHVRDELRRYMEQPGVRVWIGTEFTTRGLSEIISPKEKLLTSTYSPVLIAKAVKDETEQRVLRQAHVRDAVAVIQLLTRLEKTVPEGQETEVTAAHFVDECRSKQNFSKGPSFETISASGPNAALAHYSPTNETCRKLTVNEMYLLDSGGQYLDGTTDITRTVHWGTPTDFQKEAFTRVLMGNIEISRTIFPTGTRGINIEMLGRRALWEVGLNYGHGTGHGVGNYFGVHEWPVGFQSNNIPFTKGMFTSIEPGYYRENEFGIRIEDVAVVVSVETKYGGGYLTFDTVSLVPYDRKLIDTSLLSPEQLKWLDDHYKKIRSVVGPELEQQGLLEEKAWLLRNTEPFLSDGAGAGLSLQAAPVLVSSALLLLHLL, via the exons ATGTTTGTGTCCAGTTGGGTTCTGTTGGCTGTCCTTGTCGTGGGAG GAACCTGGAGTTTTGTCCTCCGCCAAGATGAGAGGAACTGCACCGCCGACCCACCG TACATCCCCCCCACAGCCATCAACAGCACCCTACGGCTCATTGCTCTACGGCAGACCATGGCTCCGCTCAACATCCACGCCTACATCATCCCTGGCACCGACGCCCATCTG AGTGAATATATCGCCCCACGCGATGCTCGGAGGGCCTGGATGACGGGCTTCACTGGGTCTGCTG GCACAGCGGTGGTGACCCAGACGCAGGCGGTATTGTGGACTGATAGTCGGTACTGGGTGCAGGCTGAGCGACAGATGGACTGCAACTGGGAGCTGGTGAGAGACT CATCGACAAACAGTATCACAAACTGGCTGATCCGGGAGGTTCCAGAGGGCATGGAGATCGGCTTTGACCCCTTTCTTTTCTCCGTTG ACACGTTTGAGGCCTTTAACAGTAAGCTGACCTCAGCCAACCGATCCTTCATGTCCCTCCCTGACAACTTGGTGGACAAAGTGTGGGCCGACCGTCCCCCACTTCCCCCCGAAAACCTCTTCCGCCTCCCAGACAACATCATCG AGAGAACCTGGCAGGAGAAAGTGCAGGATATCCGGCGGCAGATGTGGGACAATCCCTACAAGCCGACGGCCATCCTGCTGTCTGCGCTGGACGAGACGGCCT GGCTCTTCAACCTGCGTGGTAATGACATCCCCTACAACCCCTTCTTCTACTCCTACACCCTGCTGACCCAGGAGCACATCTG GCTGTTTGTACACAACCAGCGAGTGACAGAGGAGCTGAAAGCCTACCTGAATGCATCATGCCAGGGTTCCCTCTGCATACAGCTGCCAGGCTATGACCACGTGCGCGATGAGCTTCGGCGCTACATGGAGCAGCCTGGCGTGAGAGTGTGGATCGGCACTGAGTTCACCACCCGCGGCCTGTCTGAGATCATCAGCCCAAAG GAGAAGCTGCTGACCAGCACCTACTCCCCAGTGCTCATCGCCAAAGCGGTGAAGGACGAGACGGAGCAGCGGGTGCTGAGACAGGCTCAC GTGAGGGACGCAGTCGCTGTCATCCAGCTGTTGACCCGGCTGGAGAAGACTGTCCCCGAGGGGCAGGAGACAGAAGTGACCGCCGCCCACTTTGTGGACGAGTGTCGCAG CAAGCAGAACTTCAGCAAGGGACCCAGCTTTGAAACCATATCGGCCAGTGGACCCAACGCTGCCCTGGCCCACTACAG TCCCACCAACGAAACCTGCCGCAAGCTGACCGTGAATGAGATGTATCTCCTTGACTCAGGTGGCCAGTATCT AGATGGGACGACTGACATCACTCGGACTGTGCACTGGGGTACTCCCACTGACTTTCAGAAG GAGGCTTTTACACGTGTGCTGATGGGAAACATTGAGATATCGCGTACCATCTTTCCTACAGGTACCAGAG GCATAAACATAGAGATGCTGGGACGCAGGGCATTATGGGAAGTTGGCCTCAACTACGGTCATGGCACCGGGCACGGCGTGGGGAACTATTTTGGTGTCCATGAAT GGCCCGTGGGATTCCAGAGCAATAACATCCCATTTACCAAGGGAATGTTCACCTCCATAG AGCCAGGATATTACCGAGAGAATGAGTTTGGAATAAGGATTGAAGATGTAGCAGTTGTGGTATCTGTCGAAACAAAG TATGGTGGGGGGTACCTGACCTTTGACACGGTGTCACTGGTGCCTTACGACAGGAAGCTGATTGACACTTCCCTTCTGAGCCCAgaacag CTGAAATGGCTGGACGACCACTACAAGAAGATCCGTAGCGTGGTGGGACCCGAGCTGGAGCAGCAGGGCCTGCTCGAGGAGAAAGCGTGGCTCCTGAGGAACACAGAGCCCTTTCTGTCTGATGGTGCAGGTGCTGGGCTCTCGCTCCAGGCAGCACCAGTGCTGGTCTCCAGTGCCTTACTCCTGCTGCACCTCCTCTAa